From Salmo salar chromosome ssa09, Ssal_v3.1, whole genome shotgun sequence:
ACGTACAAACACTATCTTTTGGCATGATGTAGTCTTCAAATCTGGTGGAGAAGTTGTCAGCTGGTTGATGAAAATCTTCCACCTCCGTGACAATGCTGCGGCCTGGACCCTCTGCCTGTCGTTTCTTCAGTGTTCTGAAGTCAGGCCAGATGCAGTAGCCTTCCAGATGACAAGTCTGATCGAATGACTCAAGCTTCCTAGTAAGGCCTCGAGTTTTTCCACCATGTCCACAACAGTTTTCCCTCTTCCTTGCAACTACATATTTAACCTGTTTAAGTGACAGAATATTCAGccaaaaaaggtgtgtgtgtgtgtagcagttaaGGCTTCAATGTTCCTTTGTTGGGCCTCTCTCTGAGACGGGAAGGCCACTTTGAAATTCCATGCTTAGACTCAGAATGACGTCTGAGATTTAATAATTTGCTAACAGCAACATTATCATTGCAAATAAGACACAATTGCTTGGCATTGGAAAAATATGGTAAGATGAATGCGTATCTCTCTGTACGTTCTTCCCTGAAACTTCCATTTTCATTTTCCACCTTTCTTTTGATACTTTTTGAGAGCGACATATTCTCTTGCTATCCAGCTAATTGTTCTGAAAGAATGTTGACGTTAGAAAAAGTAGTGTAGCCTACAGGTGTCTACGTAGACCTGTTTTTCCCCACCAATCAACGCACTTGGAAatagacaaaaataataattgaataGAGACATGGTGATTTTTATGAGCTTTATCAGATCGAAATGATTATGTTATTGTCACTGAATGTATTATGTACTAATCAGATGTGTTAAATGTTGTTCAATTTGAAGTGTAGGACAATTAATTGTGGTAATATTATAtactaattatgttctggcccgctGACTATTAGCTCAGAAAATTGTTGGGCCAGAGGCCAAACCTAGTTGACGAAcactggtgtaggctatattacatggatttattcgactttttaaaatgtaatgttCCAAAGGTCGGCATCAGGCTGTGTGTGatagccaggagatgctaaatgtgtttgttaattcaTGGTAAATTACTGTGAGACCGGAAGTTATTATTATCACTGGCTGACCAAATTTCATGACCGGCACAACcctaggtctgaatactttctgaaaggcactgtatacactgagtgcataaaacattaggaacaccttcctaatattgagttgcacccccttttgccctcagaacagttcaattcgtcagggcagggactctacaaggtgacgAAAGCGTTCTAattatgctggcccatgttgactccaatgcttcccactgttgtctagttggctgaatgtcctttgggtggtggaccattattgatacacacgcaaaactgttgagcatgaaaaacccagtagcTGCAATGCTTTTAACACACTCAAACCAGAgtgcctggcacctacaaccgtaccctgttcaaaggcacttaaatatgttgtcttgcccattcactctctgaatggcacacgtacacaactcatgtctcaaggcttacaaatcccctcctccccttcatctacacttattgaagtggatttaacaggtgtcatcaataagggatcacagttTTTACCTGGTCAATCTGTCATGGAAGagcatgttcctaatgttttgtacactcagtgtatctcTCCATTGTCCTGATCATGAGTGGTGTGTAGCAATGCCCTATGCATGTTGCCATGGTGACAGCCATGTGAGTGGAAGCTTGTCGTTTTGATATACTGCTGTCAGCAAAACGGCAGAGAAATCAATGCTGGGACATTGGCAGAGGCTGCAGGAAGCAAGAAGGGGGGAGTAGCGTTCTTTTGaatgctaccctccagtctcCAGTGGCCATACGACTAGGCAAGGTAAAATGTATCTTCGTAGAATTGCAGTCATAGCATGTCATTTTGGTTGTAGTGATCTTCTTAATCATCTGTCTAGGTTACTGTGTGCATTTACTATGTATGAgcacttgtgtatgtgtgtacgtgcTGAATTACGCTGGTCCTCTTTTTCCCACCCATTTGCCCCAGCCCTTTGCATTACTGGGTGTGTTTGGGCCGGCCCAGCTCTTCTCATGGTTTGTGTTGCAGTAATCAGGCGGAACTGTAAAATCATATGCGGAGTGTGCAGGTCTGCTACATTGCAATCAAGTACAGTCAAaccatctctcactctcctctggaCTACACTCTTTCACCATCTTCTCGGTTCATATGTGTTCTCAAGTTACTGAAAGGTTTGCTGATCCTCAGAATCACTTTGACATTGAGGTCAATCAGTAATCATTTCTAATTTTGTTGTAACTctgttatttttttctttcaggtGATAGACACCCATGTTGACCATTAAGCTGAGGGGAGTTGAAGGAATAAGAACCAACCAAAGAAAAAGGGAGAAGACATTGtgtggagaggagaaagggactCGACACAACTCAACATTACGGACTTGTGACTCATCATTTTAACCAGAGAAGAAGGACTGCCACACAAATGTGGACCTCCCAAAAAGCAGTAAAATAATTTCCCCTTTCCATATAGAAGACAACAGCAATAATATCTGTGATGTCTGAAAACAAAGACATAACGAGTCGCCACCTGCGGCACAAGCTGCAAAGCCTGGGACGACGGCTGGATGAGCTTGAGGAGGCCACCAACAAGCTCCAGAAGTCTGAAGATGAGCTGCTGGATCTGCAGGACAAGATCATCCAGGCAGAGGGCAGCAACTCCTCCATGCTGGGCGATGTAGAGGCGCTGCGCAAGCGGCTGCTGAGGATTGAAGGCAAAGATGAGGAGGTGTGCAAGGCGGAGGATCTCTGCCGCACAGTGAGGGAGaaactggaggaggaagagagcttGACCAAGGACCTAAAGTCTGAGATTGAGCGCCTGCAGAGGAGGATGGCTGAGCTGGAGAAGTTGGAAGAGGCCTTCGGCAAGAGCAAGTCAGACTGTAGCCAGCTGTGCCTCAATCTCAACGAAGAGAAGAACCTGACCTGGAAGCTCTCCTCTGAGCTTGAGTCCCTCAAGGCCCGTGTGATGGAAGTGGATGCATCAGAGGTAAGGCTGGACCGGGCTGAGAAGTTCCTGGCAGGGGAGCTGGAGCAGCTCAAGGGTCTCACTCAGACTTTTGTGAGTGAGAGGAATAGGCTCCTGGAGAAGCAAAGGGAGGATGAGAAGCTTATACTAAAACTGACAGAAAAGCTGGATTGTCAGAACAGGATCGGCCGAGCAGATCCCGGCCGCACAGACTTGAGGGACCTCCGCATTGAAGATGACCTCTCATCTGGCCTGACTAGCAAGCTGGGGCGCAAGAAGAGCGTGGACTACCTGAAACTGGGTGGCGACGTTGGGCTAAGGAATAAGTCAGAAAACGAGAAGAACAGCCTTGATGGCCAggaagacaacaaagtcaaggaactCACCCAGGAAGTTGAGAGGCTGAAGAACCGGCTGAAGCAACTGGAACTGGTGGAGGAGGATCTCAAGAACACAGAGTCAAAGAACGGAGAGCTGCAGGAGAAGTTCCAACAGGAGAGGTCCCGCAGCCGAGCCCTCAACGATCAGGTGGAGCAGCTTAGAATGCAGCTGTGCAGTGGCAGCAGTCATGGCAATGGAGGGCTTAGCAGTCCAGCAAAGGTCCTTGAGAATGGCAAGGCAGAGAATGAAGAGATCAATGTCCGGGGTGGGTTCAGGCAGGACAAGCCTAAGTACAGGAGTGCTGCAGCTGCAGAGCCAGCCGCCCCCAAGTACAAGAGACGAGAGCTGTCCCCGCAGCACAAGAGGGAGACCAAGCTGAGGAGCAAAGAGCTGAGCAACTCTGAGGAAAGTTCTCCGAAGTCTGTCAGGAGGGCACTCAGTCCTTTACACAAGAGCAGGAGGACACCAAAGACTGGAGCCTTAACTGCCTCTGACAATGTAGTGAAAGAAATAGGGAGAAGGGTGGAGGACAAAACAACAAGGGGAGGAGCCCATACTCCTGTTAGCACGTCTTTGAGTGACAGCAAGAAGGTTTCGGTTCTTAATCGCTACCCTCCAGCAGCTAATGACCAGAAGCCATGGAAGACATCTCAGAAACCAAGTGAGAGTGAAAGCAAAAAGAGCCAAGTGGATAAGTTTTCTAGATTGAATGTTGGTTGTGACAGTGAGTCAAACAATTCTGTTGTGGTGCCTGAAAGCTCAAGCAAGAGCAACACAGTCTCCCCTCCTGAAAAGGATGCTTCTGCGTCTGATCTGGTGTCTGTGGACCTGGTTCAAGAGGCTCCTCCAGTGTCAGACCTCTCACAGGCCAATGGGTCGTACACTGCCTACAAGTCCCATGTGTCCCCGCTGGTCAGTGATCATGGCTCTGAGGGTCACTCTTCAGCCTCTGAGACTGAATCCACTGGGTCCAGGCCTTCAGAGCCTGTGTCCGAGGTGGCAGCACTGAGTAGCAGAACCTCCAACCCTCCGAAGTACTCTAGATACTCTCGCCTACAAGACTCCCAGTCAGAGGGTTCCTCCACCAGGAGCTCAATTGACGAGGAGCAGAACAGGCTGTTGATGGCAGAAGGAGGATCTCTGGAGCCCACTCACACCCCAGCAGGGATAGAGGTCCGCAGGGTCTGCAGCCCACGAGAGGCCCTGAGGTCAAAGGCAGTCATCAAGCCGGCCATTGTGGAGATTGATAGGAAGGAAGTTATGATATCCGGAGTCGGGGCAGAGTTCTTGACCTCCAATGGCAAGCCCAAAATCTCCACAAAACCCGTCCTGACCACCAACAAGATGACCAGCAGCATCACTATCTACCCCAACGATCCCAGCTCTTCCAGGACCAGCAGCCGCAGCAGCAGTGTATCCAGCGAGCCACCAGTCAAGGAACGCCACACGTCCACTAGCAACATTGTCATCGGGCCCAGTGAGCACAGGGGGAGCATCTCCATCCCCTATGAGATCTCCATTCCCAAGAGTAAGATCACCCTCCGGCCATCCATGGATGGCCCGGACGAAACAGATCAACCAGGGGTTTTAGGGATGGCCCGTGCGGAGACGCACCTACGCTCCCGAAGCAGCTTCAGCCTCCAGTCACCGGAGACCATCTCAGACTTCAACAACGACACTGAGTCAGGTTTTgagagcagcagta
This genomic window contains:
- the luzp1 gene encoding leucine zipper protein 1, whose translation is MSENKDITSRHLRHKLQSLGRRLDELEEATNKLQKSEDELLDLQDKIIQAEGSNSSMLGDVEALRKRLLRIEGKDEEVCKAEDLCRTVREKLEEEESLTKDLKSEIERLQRRMAELEKLEEAFGKSKSDCSQLCLNLNEEKNLTWKLSSELESLKARVMEVDASEVRLDRAEKFLAGELEQLKGLTQTFVSERNRLLEKQREDEKLILKLTEKLDCQNRIGRADPGRTDLRDLRIEDDLSSGLTSKLGRKKSVDYLKLGGDVGLRNKSENEKNSLDGQEDNKVKELTQEVERLKNRLKQLELVEEDLKNTESKNGELQEKFQQERSRSRALNDQVEQLRMQLCSGSSHGNGGLSSPAKVLENGKAENEEINVRGGFRQDKPKYRSAAAAEPAAPKYKRRELSPQHKRETKLRSKELSNSEESSPKSVRRALSPLHKSRRTPKTGALTASDNVVKEIGRRVEDKTTRGGAHTPVSTSLSDSKKVSVLNRYPPAANDQKPWKTSQKPSESESKKSQVDKFSRLNVGCDSESNNSVVVPESSSKSNTVSPPEKDASASDLVSVDLVQEAPPVSDLSQANGSYTAYKSHVSPLVSDHGSEGHSSASETESTGSRPSEPVSEVAALSSRTSNPPKYSRYSRLQDSQSEGSSTRSSIDEEQNRLLMAEGGSLEPTHTPAGIEVRRVCSPREALRSKAVIKPAIVEIDRKEVMISGVGAEFLTSNGKPKISTKPVLTTNKMTSSITIYPNDPSSSRTSSRSSSVSSEPPVKERHTSTSNIVIGPSEHRGSISIPYEISIPKSKITLRPSMDGPDETDQPGVLGMARAETHLRSRSSFSLQSPETISDFNNDTESGFESSSSSTTTVTSWRSQHHGHHTSQDDGLPEMRNLTVRSTWRNRGAASVDEPGQGARLDGVGSEDEVESATTWRAYRATTVLDKEEKVNATGASTSRAAKPSPAELYMRRIKNSVVTTRDIAEPVCRSKSSLSPSEGVMQRSIPHEPVSSQELTPRQTQPMAADNTNPSSWSRRTRPAPGDLGTYERERVRSSRPDLGASRGTGTTASRPELWSSRGQAGHAERMTGRGNQPRSNRQTDN